From Mumia sp. ZJ1417:
AGATCCAGATCGGCCCCACGGGTCGGCAGCTGCTGCCGCTCAGCGTCGTGTGACGCGGGTCCGTCAGGCGACGGCCGCCGACGCCTCAGCGCTCGCGGACCTGCGTGTCCGGTGGACGCAGGAGCAGCGCGGCCCGGTCGACGACCCGACGTTCGCCGAGCGTTTCGACGCGTGGTTCGCGCGCGAGTCGGGACAGCGGGTCGCGTGGCTCGCGCAGATCGACGACGCGCCGGTCGGGATGCTCAACGTGATGCTGTTCGAGCGGATGCCGCGACCGGGTGTGCCGGTGAGCCGGTGGGGCTACGTCGCCAACGTGTACGTCGTGCCGGAGCACCGCGACTCGGGCATCGGGGGAGACCTGATGGCTGCGGTGACCGACTACGCGGACGAGACGGGCCTGGTGCGCCTGGTCCTCAGTCCGACCGCACGGTCGGTGTCGCTCTACGAGCGGGTCGGCTTCACCGGGGGCCACGACCTGCTTCTCCGCCCTCGGGGAGCTGGTCCTCGAGCATGATCGGGCGGACGAGGTATGTGCCGAGCACGCCGATGAGAGTCGCGAGCACGACGAGCATCGCGATCGGCGCGCCCCAGCCGCCGGTCGCGTCGTGCAGGACGCCGGTGCCGAACGGGCCGAGCGCCGCGATCAGGTAACCGAGCCCCTGCACGAACCCGGACAGCGCCACCGTGCCCTCGTGGGTGCGTGAGCGCTTGGCGATCATCGTCAGCACCCACGGGAACGCCGCCCCGCCGAAGCCGAGCAGGAGCGCCCACAGCCACGGCGCCTGCGTCGGCCACCACAGCAGCCCGAGCCATCCGGCCACGGTGACCACGGCGAAGCCCCACGGCAGCCAGGCTCGGTCGCCGGTACGGGCGATCAGCAGCGGCAGGAGGAGCGCGGCGGGGATCCCGACGCCGGTCACGATCGCGAGCATGCTGCCGGCGTAGCCGTCGCTGAGGCCGGCGTCCTCGAGGATCGCGGGGAACCATCCGAACTGTGCGTACGCCTGCGCGGCCTGGGCGCCGAAGCACACGGCCATCACCCAGGCGAGGGGCGCCCGGGCCAGTCGGCTGACCCCGATGGGTGTCGAGGCGCCGGTCGTACGGACGTCGTGCCCGAGCAGCCGCAGCCACGGCAGCAGCGTGACGACCGCGAGCAGTGACCACGTGAACAGGCCCCATCGCCAGTCTCCGGCGGCCTCGGAGATCGGCACCGTGAGGGCAGCGGAGAGCGTCGCGCCTCCGACGATCGCGGCGCCGCCGATCGACGACACGAGCGCGATCCGATCGGGGAAGTGGACCTTCACCAGCGGCGGAAGGATGACGTTGCCGATCGCACACCCGGCGAGGGAAACCGCCGAGGCGACCAGGAACACCGTGGCGTCGTCGACGAAGGCGCGCACCCCGAGCCCCAGGGCGACGACGGCCATCGACGCGGCGGCCGTGGTGTGCAGGCCGATCGCCCGCACGATCGTGTTGGCGAGCGACCCGACCACCGCGAAGCACAGCACCGGCAGCGTCGTGAGCAGCCCGGCCGCGGTCGCGGACATCCCGAGGTTCTCGCGGACGGGCGACAGGACGACCCCGACGCTTCCGACGGAGGCGCGCAGGTTCAGCGCGAGCAGGATGAGGCAGACGAGGACGAACGCGCGCTTGCCGGCGGACTCGAGGATGGGGGACGTCACCCGGCCAATGTTTCACGCACGTGACGGTCGACCCCCTGCGGGTTCCGTGACGGTTCCAGGTCCACCCGGCCCCTTGACCGGAACCGAGGCGGCTCGCTAGCGTCCCGATATCGTATAGATTAGCCGCCTCGCGCCTTCAGGTCGTGGCGGCTCCGTGACGGATCGGTGGTACCTGCATGCGCGTGTTCCCCGGGGCCGACCTCGACCTCCGCAGGCGCGTGCGCGCCGCGGTGCTCGGTGCGACCTTCGTGACCCTCACCCTCTCGGCCTGCGGTGGGGGAGGAGGCGGATCAGCGAGCGGCGACACCGTCGACGACGCCCACGTCACCCTCGGAAGCTCGGCGATCAGCAACAGCCTCGATCCTGCCGCCGCACTCTCGTCGGTCGGGCGGACGTACACCAAGCAGGTCTTCGACCAGCTCGTGACGTTCGACGCGGAGGGCACGCTCCAACCGAGCCTCGCCACCGAGTGGAAGCGCGTCGACGACACCGCGATCGACTTCACCCTCCGCGAGGGGGTGACCTTCAGCAGCGGAGCCCCGCTCGACGCGGCCGCCGTCGCGGCGAACGTCGAGCGCGTGCTCTCGGGCGACCCTGCGTACGCGACGGTGGCCGGGCGCATCGCGACGGTGAAGGAGGCGAAGGCGGTCTCTCCCGACGTCGTACGGGTCGTCACCGCCGCTCCCGACGCGATCCTCCTTAACCGGATGACGCTGCTCGACATCGTCGACCCCGCGACGTTCGGCGATGACCGCCCGGCGGGCACGGGACCGTTCGAGGTCTCGGACTACGAGGCGGGCACAACGATCGAGCTCACCCGCAACGCCGACTCCTGGCGCGCGAGCGAGGCGGTGGAGAAGGTCACGATCAAGGCGATCCCCAACCCGACCACGCTCGCCAGCGCGCTGCGGACCGGCGACGTGGACGTGGCGTTCGGCCTGCCCGCCGACGTCGCCAAGCAGCTGGAGACGAACGGCTTCTCCAACGTCAACGAGCCAGCAGGATCCTCGGCGATCACCAGCCTCATCGCCGACGTCGAGCCGGCGCTCGAGGATCCGCGCGTTCGCGAGGCCATCAACCTGGCGGTCAACCGCGAGGAGTTCGTCGAGGCAGCGCTCGGTGGCTTCGGCACCCCGAACGGCAGCCAGCTCCTGCAGGAGGGCTACCTCGGGTACGACCCGTCGCTGCCCTCGTACGACTTCGACCTCGATCGGGTGAAGTCGCTGCTCTCCGAGGCCGGCGCTGAGGGCCTGGAGCTGCCGATCGCGACGACCGCGATGTTCAAGGCGCAGGCCGAGGCCGTCGCTGGCTACCTCAACGCGGCCGGGTTCAAGAGCGAGGTCGTGATCCAGGACCTCTCGGCGTTCATCCCGACGCTCCTCCAGAAGAGCGAGTACCCGCTGCTCTACTGGCAGACCGACTACTACGACCTGCGCGACATCTCGTCGGTGAGCCGCTTCGGACCCACGGCGCCGGGGCAGCAGGCCCACATCCCGGTGAACGACTACCAGAAGCTGTTCGTCCAGCAGGCGGGCCAGCTCGACGAGAAGGCACGCGAGGCCGACATCAAGGAGATGGCGAAGATCCTCAACGAGGAAGCCGGTGTCCTCTTCCTCGCCTGGACCGACAACGTCTACACGACGGCCCCGCGGATCTCGGACCTCCCGCTGTCCGGCGACAGCCTGATCCGCGCCGAGGCGATCGTCGTCACCGAGTGAGCGTGACCGGCGACGGGGCGGCGACTGCGGTCGTCGTCGCCCCGCCCCGGGCGCCTGGCACCCGTCGCCGGCGCCACGTACGGCGTGCGGGTGGCGCCGCCGCCCGGCTCGTCCTCACGCTCCTCGGCCTGCTGACGCTGCTCTTCTTCCTCGTACGGCTCAGTGGCGACCCTGCCGGAGTGCTCGCCGGGCCGTCCGCGACGCCCGAGCAGCTGGAGGCCGTACGGGCGGGTCTGGGGCTCGATCGCCCTCTCCCGGCCCAGTACGTGGCGTTCCTCGGCGACGCGGTCCGGCTCGACTTCGGCACCTCGGTGTTCACGGGAGAGTCCGCGCTCGGCACGGCGCTGGACGCCCTTCCTGCGACGCTCCTCCTGCTCGTGACGACGATGGTCACGTCGGTCGTCATCGGCATCCCCTGTGGCGTGCTCCTCGACCGCGGGGGCCGTGCGACGCGTGCGGTGATCGGATCGTGGATGACGCTGGCGCAGGCGGTCCCGACCTTCGTCCTCGGTGTCCTGCTCATCTACCTGCTGGCGGTCCGGCTCGGGTGGCTCCCCGCGTTCGGCAGCGGCACGCCTGCCACGCTGGTGATGCCGACGCTCGCGCTCGCCGCGTTCGCCGTCGCGCGGACAGCCCGCATGGTGGCCGCGGAGCTGGAGCAGGTGGAAGACCAGGACTTCCTCCGTACCGCCTCGGCCAAGGGCGCGTCGTCGCGCCGGGTCCTCTGGCGGCACGCCCTGCCCAACGCGTTCCCTGCGGTCGCCGCGGCGCTCGTCGTCGAGATGTCCTACCTGATCTCCGGAGCCGTCGTCGTGGAGGTCCTGTTCGCCTACGACGGCATCGGCAAGGAGCTCGTGGACGCGATCTTCGCCCGCGACTACCCGCTCGTCCAAGCCACCGTCTTCGTGATCGGAGTGTTCGTCGTGACCGTCAACATCCTCGGCGACGCGCTACTCACGATGCTCGACCCGCGCACCGCGAGGGCCCGCACATGAGACGCAGCCGCCTCGACCTTCGCGTGTGGGCCCCGCTGGTGGTCCTCGCCCTCATCGTGCTCGCGTGCTTCGCGGGCCCGACGCTGCTCGGACCCGACGGTGCCCAGCAGGCGCTCGGTGAGCGGCTCGCGCCACCCGCCTGGCTCCCCGGGGCCGTCGACGGCAAGCCGCTCGGCACGGACGCCTTCGGCCGCGACATGCTCACCCGCACCCTGGAGGGCGGACGTGTGTCGCTCCAGGTCGGGTTCGGCGCCGCGACCGGGGCGGTCGTCATCGGCCTGCTGCTCGGGCTCGTGGCGGGCTACTGGGGCGGCTGGTGGGACCGGGCGATCATGACGGTCGCCGACGTCTGGCTCGCCTTCCCGTTCCTCGTGATCGCCCTGGCCGCCGTCGCCGTCGTGGGCTCGGACATCCCCGTCCTCGTCGCGCTGCTGACGCTCGGCGGCTGGGTGCTCCCCACCCGGGTGACTCGGACGATCGTCCAGCGGGTCCGCGGCGAGGACTACGTCGTCGCCGCGGCAGGTGCGGGCGCGAGCGACCTCTATCTCGTACGGCGCCACATCCTGCCGCAGGTGCTCCCCGCCAATCTCGTCGTCTGGTCCTTCACGGTTGGCGCGCTGGTCGTCATCGAAGGCGCGCTGTCGTTCTTGGGGCTCGGTGTGAAGCCGCCGACCCCGTCCTGGGGCAACATCGTCTCCGACGGCACCCCCTACCTCGAGACGGCGTGGTGGATCGTCGCCTGGCCTGCCCTGATGATCGTGGTTACGGTCATGTGCGCCAACGCGCTCGGCACGGGCCTGCGCAGGCGCTGGCAGGCCGGTGCCGGCGTCCTCGACCCGTCCGCTTCGCTCGACACGAGGGTGGCCCCATGACGGCGGCGCTGGAGATCGAGGACCTGTGGGTCGAGGCCGGCCCCGCAGACGATCCGCTCGTCCTGGTCAGAGGCGTCGACCTGGCTGTCGAGCCGGGGACGGTCGTGGGCCTGGTCGGCGAGTCGGGCTCGGGCAAGACCGTCACATGCATGTCCGCGCTGGGGCTCGCCGGCCGTGGTGTCCGGATCACCCGCGGGTCCGTCCGTGCGCAGGGCACGGAGCTGGTTGGCGCAGACGAGGCCACGATGCGCCGCGTCCGAGGCGGCGTGGTCGGCACCGTCTTCCAGGACCCGCTGAGCTCGCTCAACCCGCTCCAGCGCATCGGCGACCAGATCGCGGAGGCGCTCGTGCTCCACCGCGGAGGCAGGCGTCGCGCGCACCGCGAGCGGGTGGTCTCGCTCCTCGCTCACGTCGGCGTCCCGGCTCCCGAGCAGCGCGCCAGGGCCTACCCCCACGAGCTGTCGGGCGGCCTGCGCCAACGCGTCGCGATCGCGATGGCGCTCGCCAACGACCCGGCGGTGCTCGTCGCCGACGAGCCGACGACCGCGCTCGACGTGACCGTCCAGGCGCAGGTGCTCGACGTGATCCGAGCAGCGACGCGCGACGAGGGCCGCGCCACGCTCCTGGTGACTCACGACCTGGGCGTCGTCGCGGAGGCCGCCGACCGTGTGGCGGTGATGTATGCCGGGCAGATCGTCGAGGAGGGCCCGGTCGCGTCGGTGTTCGCAGCGCCCCAGCACCCCTATACCCGCGGTCTACTCGCCAGTCGCCCCGTCGTCGCACCCGGCCGTCGCAGGCTCAGCGCCATGCCCGGGCGGCCGCCGCTCCCGGGTGCGTGGCCGCTCGGATGCGCGTTCGAGGCGCGGTGCCCGAGCGCCGACGACGCGTGCGGCGAGGAGCCCCCGGTCCACCGCGGCAACGACGGCTGGGCGCGCTGCTGGCGGCTCCCGAGCGACGGAGCCCCCGATGGCTCCGCTGAGACCCAGGAGAGCGCCGTATGAGTCCCGTCCTTGAGCTCTCCACCCTCGCCAAGGGGTACGACGTCCCGGGTGGCGGTGCTCGTCTGACCGCGGTCGACGGGGTGAGCCTCAGCATCGGCGCCGGGGAGACGTACGCCCTCGTGGGCGAGAGCGGGTGCGGCAAGTCGACGCTCGCCCGGATGGCCGCCATGCTCACCGCACGTGACTCCGGTGAGGTGTTCTGGTCGGGGCAGCCGGTTTCGGGGATGAGCCGCCGCGCCCTGCGGAGCGTCCGCGACCACACACAGGTCGTGTTCCAGGATCCCGCTGCGGCGCTGTCGCCGCGTCTGCGTGTGGCCGAGGCGATCGAGGAGCCGCTGCGGATCCGTGGCCGTACCGGCTCGCGCTCGGTCGCCGAGCTGCTCGACTCCGTCGGCCTCGACCGGTCGATGGGCGGCCGCTACCCCCGCGAGCTCAGCGGCGGCCAGCGCCAGCGGGTCGTGATCGCGCGGGCGCTCGCGCTCGACCCACGCCTTCTCGTGCTCGACGAGCCGGTCGCGTCGCTCGACGTCTCCGTCCAGGCCCAGGTCCTCAACCTCTTGGCCGATCTGCAGGCCTCGAACGGGCTCGCCTACCTGCTGATCGCGCACGACCTCGCCGTGGTGAGCAGCGTGGCGGACCGTATCGGGGTCATGTACCTCGGCCAGATCGTCGAGGAGGGCCCCGCTGACGAGCTCGTCACACAGCCTCGGCATCCGTACACCCAGATGCTGATCACCTCCGTGCCCGCCTTCACGCCGGGGGAGCGGGTCTCGCGGCCCCCGATCCTCGGCGACCCGCCGAGCCCGACTGCCCGTCGTACGGGGTGTGCCTTCGCTGCCCGCTGCGTGTCGGCGACGTCGGTGTGCCACGAGGAGGCTCCCGCGCCGCGTGACCTCGAGGGTGTCCTCGTACGGTGCCACCACGCGTCCGGCACCTGACCGGCGGACAGGGGGCCTCGGTTACGCTCGCACCGTGACGAGTCCCGACCGCACCCCGGCCAACCCCGAGGCGCCCAACCCGCAGCTCCCGACCGTTCAGAAGCTGCGGATCCGGTACGCGAAGCGGGGGCGGCTGCGCTTCACCAGCCACCGGGACTTCGGCCGGGCCTTCGAGCGGGCCGTACGCCGTGCGGGGGTCCCGATCGCACACTCGTCCGGATTCACCCCGCACCCCAAGATCTCGTACGCCGGCGCGTCCCCGACAGGGGCCGCCAGCGAGGCCGAGTACCTCGAGATCGGCGTGATCCGCCCGCTCGACCCCGAAAAGGTCGCCGGGGTGCTCGACACCGCTCTTCCGCCCGGTCTCGACATCCTCGAGGTGGTCGCCGTCAAGGAGGGGACCGGGTCGTTCGCGGACCGGCTCGAGGCCAGCCAGTGGCGCCTCGAGCTGCCCGGTGTGGCGCCTGACGAGGCGCAGCGCGCCGTGGCCGCGTTCCTCGCGGCCGACGAGGTCCCGGTTGAGCGGATGACCAAGAAGGGGCTGCGCACCTTCGACAGCCGGAGCGCCGTCGTTCGCCTGGAGTGCCGGATGTCACCCGACGTTCAGGCGCCGTGTGCGATACTGGACCTGGTCGTACGTCACGGCACCCCGTCCGTACGACCCGACGATGTTCTCGCCGGGCTCCGCGCCATCGCGGGTCTTGCGCTGTCGGCAGCCCCTGTGGCCACCCGGCTGGTGCAAGGTCCTCTTGATGCGCAGGCCGGCACGGTCGGCGATCCGTTCGCGCCCGACCGCGACGCGTCGTAGGCGCACGACGCCTGCGGCGGCGACCGCGGCGGCGGACGGGGCGCCAGTGACAGGCCGACAACAACGGAGGGCGTCGTCGAAGCCCGGTCACCCGGGCCGACCGCAGGCTTGCGTCCGCTGTGCGACCACCGGTTGCACGCGGCGACGACATCGCCTCGCGACCTGCTTCGGCGGCCGCGAGGCCGAAGGAGCGAACCATGCTCGACGAGCAGAATCCCTCGGCACCCTCCGCGGACGCCGAGTCCCACCCCGACAACGCCTCTGACTCGGGCGCGACGGTCACGACCCGCCGCCGTCGCGCGGCCTCACGCCCAGCCGGCCCACCGACGGCCGCAGTCTTCTCCGAGGCCCGCGAGCCAGCCAAGCCGGCGCGCGCCACCCGCACGCGCAAGGCGGCCGCGAAGGTCACGAAGGCCGACGAGCCGACCGAGCAGGCCGACACCGCCGATTCCACCCCTGCC
This genomic window contains:
- a CDS encoding GNAT family N-acetyltransferase, which codes for MTRVRQATAADASALADLRVRWTQEQRGPVDDPTFAERFDAWFARESGQRVAWLAQIDDAPVGMLNVMLFERMPRPGVPVSRWGYVANVYVVPEHRDSGIGGDLMAAVTDYADETGLVRLVLSPTARSVSLYERVGFTGGHDLLLRPRGAGPRA
- a CDS encoding CynX/NimT family MFS transporter, with protein sequence MTSPILESAGKRAFVLVCLILLALNLRASVGSVGVVLSPVRENLGMSATAAGLLTTLPVLCFAVVGSLANTIVRAIGLHTTAAASMAVVALGLGVRAFVDDATVFLVASAVSLAGCAIGNVILPPLVKVHFPDRIALVSSIGGAAIVGGATLSAALTVPISEAAGDWRWGLFTWSLLAVVTLLPWLRLLGHDVRTTGASTPIGVSRLARAPLAWVMAVCFGAQAAQAYAQFGWFPAILEDAGLSDGYAGSMLAIVTGVGIPAALLLPLLIARTGDRAWLPWGFAVVTVAGWLGLLWWPTQAPWLWALLLGFGGAAFPWVLTMIAKRSRTHEGTVALSGFVQGLGYLIAALGPFGTGVLHDATGGWGAPIAMLVVLATLIGVLGTYLVRPIMLEDQLPEGGEAGRGPR
- a CDS encoding ABC transporter substrate-binding protein, whose product is MRVFPGADLDLRRRVRAAVLGATFVTLTLSACGGGGGGSASGDTVDDAHVTLGSSAISNSLDPAAALSSVGRTYTKQVFDQLVTFDAEGTLQPSLATEWKRVDDTAIDFTLREGVTFSSGAPLDAAAVAANVERVLSGDPAYATVAGRIATVKEAKAVSPDVVRVVTAAPDAILLNRMTLLDIVDPATFGDDRPAGTGPFEVSDYEAGTTIELTRNADSWRASEAVEKVTIKAIPNPTTLASALRTGDVDVAFGLPADVAKQLETNGFSNVNEPAGSSAITSLIADVEPALEDPRVREAINLAVNREEFVEAALGGFGTPNGSQLLQEGYLGYDPSLPSYDFDLDRVKSLLSEAGAEGLELPIATTAMFKAQAEAVAGYLNAAGFKSEVVIQDLSAFIPTLLQKSEYPLLYWQTDYYDLRDISSVSRFGPTAPGQQAHIPVNDYQKLFVQQAGQLDEKAREADIKEMAKILNEEAGVLFLAWTDNVYTTAPRISDLPLSGDSLIRAEAIVVTE
- a CDS encoding ABC transporter permease, translating into MTGDGAATAVVVAPPRAPGTRRRRHVRRAGGAAARLVLTLLGLLTLLFFLVRLSGDPAGVLAGPSATPEQLEAVRAGLGLDRPLPAQYVAFLGDAVRLDFGTSVFTGESALGTALDALPATLLLLVTTMVTSVVIGIPCGVLLDRGGRATRAVIGSWMTLAQAVPTFVLGVLLIYLLAVRLGWLPAFGSGTPATLVMPTLALAAFAVARTARMVAAELEQVEDQDFLRTASAKGASSRRVLWRHALPNAFPAVAAALVVEMSYLISGAVVVEVLFAYDGIGKELVDAIFARDYPLVQATVFVIGVFVVTVNILGDALLTMLDPRTARART
- a CDS encoding ABC transporter permease, with product MRRSRLDLRVWAPLVVLALIVLACFAGPTLLGPDGAQQALGERLAPPAWLPGAVDGKPLGTDAFGRDMLTRTLEGGRVSLQVGFGAATGAVVIGLLLGLVAGYWGGWWDRAIMTVADVWLAFPFLVIALAAVAVVGSDIPVLVALLTLGGWVLPTRVTRTIVQRVRGEDYVVAAAGAGASDLYLVRRHILPQVLPANLVVWSFTVGALVVIEGALSFLGLGVKPPTPSWGNIVSDGTPYLETAWWIVAWPALMIVVTVMCANALGTGLRRRWQAGAGVLDPSASLDTRVAP
- a CDS encoding ABC transporter ATP-binding protein, whose product is MTAALEIEDLWVEAGPADDPLVLVRGVDLAVEPGTVVGLVGESGSGKTVTCMSALGLAGRGVRITRGSVRAQGTELVGADEATMRRVRGGVVGTVFQDPLSSLNPLQRIGDQIAEALVLHRGGRRRAHRERVVSLLAHVGVPAPEQRARAYPHELSGGLRQRVAIAMALANDPAVLVADEPTTALDVTVQAQVLDVIRAATRDEGRATLLVTHDLGVVAEAADRVAVMYAGQIVEEGPVASVFAAPQHPYTRGLLASRPVVAPGRRRLSAMPGRPPLPGAWPLGCAFEARCPSADDACGEEPPVHRGNDGWARCWRLPSDGAPDGSAETQESAV
- a CDS encoding ABC transporter ATP-binding protein, coding for MSPVLELSTLAKGYDVPGGGARLTAVDGVSLSIGAGETYALVGESGCGKSTLARMAAMLTARDSGEVFWSGQPVSGMSRRALRSVRDHTQVVFQDPAAALSPRLRVAEAIEEPLRIRGRTGSRSVAELLDSVGLDRSMGGRYPRELSGGQRQRVVIARALALDPRLLVLDEPVASLDVSVQAQVLNLLADLQASNGLAYLLIAHDLAVVSSVADRIGVMYLGQIVEEGPADELVTQPRHPYTQMLITSVPAFTPGERVSRPPILGDPPSPTARRTGCAFAARCVSATSVCHEEAPAPRDLEGVLVRCHHASGT
- a CDS encoding TIGR03936 family radical SAM-associated protein; the encoded protein is MTSPDRTPANPEAPNPQLPTVQKLRIRYAKRGRLRFTSHRDFGRAFERAVRRAGVPIAHSSGFTPHPKISYAGASPTGAASEAEYLEIGVIRPLDPEKVAGVLDTALPPGLDILEVVAVKEGTGSFADRLEASQWRLELPGVAPDEAQRAVAAFLAADEVPVERMTKKGLRTFDSRSAVVRLECRMSPDVQAPCAILDLVVRHGTPSVRPDDVLAGLRAIAGLALSAAPVATRLVQGPLDAQAGTVGDPFAPDRDAS